In Candidatus Falkowbacteria bacterium, a genomic segment contains:
- a CDS encoding DUF4931 domain-containing protein — translation MMDKYVIIAPRRSKLPKQIKETSVVVSPISPFTSDHLKKEKIIDSIGRGKDQIIVLKNLFPAVALNNKKAYGTQEVIIEVPDPSIRLSDLPIEHFVRLLTMYSRRIKALMALPKIDYILCFKNEGASAGASIQHEHSQIFASNFLPPEAVEEFRLLEEYHKKNRSHFYGDLIKKEIKTSRRVYEDQHIVAFTPYASAFHYEVWVFTKRQVDNLTKLSKSEVLALAKVLKMILEKLKKLGLAYNYTCRQSVSNKHQHFCIKIEPRDSVWAGVELDAGLIINSVPPEDAAKYYRKK, via the coding sequence TTGATGGATAAATACGTGATCATTGCACCGCGTCGTTCAAAGCTACCGAAGCAGATTAAAGAAACCAGTGTAGTAGTTAGTCCAATTAGTCCCTTTACCTCTGACCATTTAAAAAAAGAAAAAATTATAGATTCAATTGGTCGAGGAAAAGATCAGATCATTGTTTTAAAAAATTTATTTCCAGCGGTAGCGTTGAATAACAAAAAAGCCTATGGAACTCAGGAAGTAATTATTGAAGTCCCTGACCCATCGATTCGCTTATCAGATTTACCGATAGAACATTTTGTTAGATTACTGACAATGTATTCACGAAGAATTAAAGCATTGATGGCCTTGCCAAAAATAGATTATATTCTTTGCTTTAAGAATGAAGGTGCTTCAGCTGGAGCTTCAATCCAACATGAACACTCACAAATTTTTGCATCAAATTTTTTACCACCTGAAGCTGTAGAGGAGTTTAGGTTACTTGAAGAGTATCATAAAAAAAATCGTAGTCATTTTTATGGTGACTTAATAAAAAAAGAAATAAAAACTTCACGAAGAGTGTATGAGGATCAACACATAGTCGCCTTTACACCATATGCCAGTGCTTTTCATTATGAAGTTTGGGTCTTTACTAAACGCCAGGTAGACAATCTAACTAAGCTTTCTAAATCCGAGGTGTTAGCTCTGGCAAAGGTTTTGAAAATGATTCTAGAAAAATTAAAAAAATTAGGCTTGGCCTATAATTATACCTGTCGTCAATCTGTTTCTAATAAGCATCAACATTTCTGTATCAAAATTGAACCACGAGATAGTGTTTGGGCTGGTGTGGAATTAGATGCTGGATTGATTATAAATTCAGTTCCTCCAGAGGATGCAGCTAAATATTATAGAAAGAAATAA
- a CDS encoding AAA family ATPase, which translates to MHLEKLEIQGFKSFATKNTLIFPGLIEGDRRGLTAVVGPNGSGKSNIADAVRWALGEQSMKTLRGKKSEDVIFSGSDKKGKLGMAEVSLFLNNSDGKAAIDYSELVLTRRLYRDGESEYLINNAKARLIDVQILLAKANVGQKTYSVIGQGMVEGFLNTSLSERKEFFDEATGVKQFQIKRDDSLNKLRASLEHLGQAEMLLGEIEPRLNHLTRQVGRLKKRGEVEVELRELQLMYYRTVWHEIHDRFKQANEKLLELEKNKVSKDKKLALLNTELVALQRQAGVSQEFDRLQTELSNKQSAKEKAMAEMAKIDARLELKFESEGKFDLSFFKRRATELEREENRLETEILALEKSVADYQQEVKKLETEKNRLTREIEILHTSLGQDDGAQSDGRINDLKNRLKRSLDMLETAEQLDDIEGIKAAIRDIRHEFTQLHELATSLGISLSKQTQTSLLAITSQKESILEQLRLSSQALTIAEERLRLGRISLAEIIKEKTLTNSKLKADGGDSSPVERKSVEEIVENLETEIKKIKDQLGRFTSDQESQRQKLFSLQNENQNLQTEVNRLTSELNDSKIESARQETKLEDLEVEIRQNLGGLKEVRDHRQNDEIDRFAVQEKINQLKRQLDLIGGIDPEIESEYITTKERFDFLSNQVNDLLSTGASLEKVIEELDATIKERFDKEFKVISQKFEEYFKILFNGGVAKIIKVMTDEEDEEIISSKQTGGATKSDENTENITIVVQKLKRIKFLQKYNATGLAGIEIQATPPGKKIKSITMLSGGERALTAIALICAIISANPSPFVVLDEVDAALDEANSERLAKILDDLSHKTQFIVITHNRASMLRAAVLYGVAMQDDGVSKLLSIKLEDAKWRS; encoded by the coding sequence ATGCATTTAGAAAAACTGGAAATTCAGGGGTTCAAATCCTTTGCGACAAAAAATACACTTATTTTCCCAGGCTTAATTGAGGGTGATCGCCGTGGCCTAACAGCTGTCGTTGGTCCAAACGGTTCAGGCAAATCCAATATTGCTGATGCTGTTCGCTGGGCACTTGGAGAACAAAGTATGAAAACACTTCGGGGTAAAAAATCCGAAGATGTTATTTTTTCTGGATCAGATAAAAAAGGTAAACTTGGCATGGCTGAGGTATCTTTGTTTTTAAATAACAGTGATGGCAAGGCAGCTATTGATTACTCTGAGTTGGTTTTAACTCGCAGATTATATCGTGATGGTGAAAGTGAATACTTAATTAATAATGCCAAGGCACGTTTGATTGATGTTCAGATTCTTTTAGCAAAAGCAAATGTCGGACAAAAAACATATAGTGTCATTGGTCAAGGAATGGTGGAAGGATTTTTAAATACGTCTTTGTCAGAACGTAAAGAATTTTTTGATGAAGCCACTGGTGTAAAACAATTTCAAATTAAGCGTGATGATTCATTAAATAAATTACGAGCCAGTCTTGAACACCTTGGTCAAGCAGAAATGTTACTTGGTGAAATTGAGCCGCGCCTTAATCATTTAACTCGTCAAGTTGGGCGCTTAAAAAAACGTGGTGAAGTTGAGGTAGAATTACGTGAGTTACAATTAATGTATTATCGAACAGTTTGGCATGAAATACATGACCGTTTTAAACAGGCAAATGAAAAATTATTAGAGTTAGAAAAAAATAAAGTATCTAAAGATAAAAAATTGGCTCTTTTAAATACTGAGCTAGTTGCTTTGCAACGCCAAGCCGGAGTAAGTCAAGAATTTGATCGGTTGCAGACCGAATTATCAAACAAACAATCAGCCAAAGAGAAAGCCATGGCCGAGATGGCAAAAATTGATGCACGCTTAGAATTAAAATTTGAAAGTGAAGGAAAGTTTGATTTATCGTTTTTTAAACGACGAGCTACTGAACTTGAGCGTGAGGAAAATCGATTAGAGACAGAGATTTTAGCTCTAGAAAAATCGGTTGCCGACTATCAACAAGAAGTGAAAAAATTAGAAACTGAAAAAAATCGCTTAACAAGAGAAATAGAAATCCTACATACATCTTTGGGCCAAGATGACGGAGCACAATCTGATGGCCGAATTAATGATTTAAAAAATCGTTTAAAAAGGTCATTAGACATGCTTGAGACTGCTGAGCAACTTGATGATATTGAGGGTATAAAAGCGGCCATTAGAGACATTCGCCATGAATTTACGCAATTGCATGAATTGGCAACAAGTCTTGGTATTTCTTTGTCCAAACAAACCCAGACTTCACTTCTAGCTATTACTAGCCAGAAAGAAAGTATTTTAGAACAACTACGCTTATCAAGTCAGGCTTTAACGATTGCCGAAGAACGATTACGTTTAGGACGGATTAGTTTGGCGGAAATAATTAAAGAAAAAACTTTAACTAATTCAAAATTAAAAGCTGATGGAGGTGACTCATCACCTGTTGAGCGAAAGAGCGTTGAGGAAATAGTAGAAAATCTAGAGACAGAGATAAAAAAAATAAAAGATCAATTAGGGCGATTCACAAGTGATCAGGAAAGTCAGCGTCAAAAATTATTTTCTTTGCAAAATGAAAATCAGAATTTACAAACAGAAGTTAACCGTTTAACGAGTGAGTTGAATGATAGTAAAATTGAATCAGCCAGACAGGAAACAAAACTTGAAGATTTGGAAGTTGAAATTAGGCAAAATCTCGGTGGCTTAAAAGAAGTTCGAGATCATCGACAAAATGATGAAATTGATCGTTTTGCTGTTCAAGAAAAAATTAATCAGTTAAAGCGTCAATTGGATTTGATTGGTGGAATTGATCCAGAAATAGAAAGTGAATATATTACAACCAAAGAACGCTTTGATTTTTTGTCTAACCAAGTAAATGATTTATTAAGTACTGGAGCTTCTTTAGAAAAAGTTATTGAAGAGCTTGATGCAACTATTAAGGAACGGTTTGATAAAGAGTTTAAAGTGATTTCACAAAAATTTGAAGAATATTTTAAAATTTTGTTCAATGGCGGAGTAGCTAAAATTATTAAAGTGATGACCGATGAAGAAGATGAAGAAATTATATCTTCAAAGCAAACTGGCGGGGCTACCAAGTCAGATGAGAATACAGAAAATATTACCATTGTTGTACAGAAATTAAAGCGGATTAAGTTTTTACAAAAATATAATGCCACTGGTTTAGCAGGTATTGAAATTCAGGCTACCCCTCCTGGAAAGAAAATTAAGTCAATTACTATGTTGTCCGGAGGTGAACGCGCCTTAACGGCGATTGCTTTAATTTGTGCCATTATTAGTGCTAATCCTTCGCCTTTTGTGGTGCTTGATGAAGTTGATGCTGCTTTGGATGAAGCTAACTCAGAACGATTAGCAAAAATTCTTGATGACTTGTCTCATAAAACTCAGTTTATAGTTATTACTCATAATCGAGCTTCAATGTTGCGAGCAGCGGTTTTATATGGCGTAGCAATGCAAGATGACGGGGTTTCAAAGTTGCTGAGTATTAAGTTGGAGGATGCGAAGTGGAGAAGTTAG